One Fundidesulfovibrio terrae genomic window carries:
- a CDS encoding response regulator: protein MTKESVLIVEDDEDILQLLEYNFRNAGFEVTTAGDGLDALAKIRRQRPDLVLLDIMLPGADGFEVCKNIKRDPKTAQVPVIMLTARGEEVDRIVGLELGADDYVVKPFSPRELILRARAVLKRLGSDSAPKQVLRRDGLSVDLDAHRAESQGTEIALTATEFKLLAELFKSQGRVLTRDQLLNTVWGYEFEGYARTVDTHVRRLRQKLGPYSALVETVRGVGYRFKE from the coding sequence ATGACCAAGGAAAGCGTGCTTATCGTCGAAGACGACGAAGACATACTGCAGCTCCTGGAATACAACTTCCGCAACGCGGGCTTCGAGGTGACCACGGCCGGAGACGGCCTGGACGCCCTGGCCAAGATCCGCCGCCAGCGCCCCGACCTGGTGCTCCTGGACATCATGCTGCCCGGCGCGGACGGCTTCGAGGTCTGCAAGAACATCAAGCGCGACCCCAAGACCGCCCAAGTGCCGGTGATCATGCTCACCGCGCGCGGCGAGGAGGTGGACCGCATCGTGGGCCTGGAGCTGGGCGCCGACGACTACGTGGTCAAGCCCTTCAGCCCCCGCGAGCTGATCCTCAGGGCCCGGGCCGTGCTCAAGCGCCTGGGCTCCGACTCCGCCCCCAAGCAGGTGCTGCGCAGGGACGGCCTGAGCGTGGACCTGGACGCCCACCGCGCCGAATCCCAGGGAACGGAGATCGCGCTGACCGCCACCGAGTTCAAGCTGCTGGCCGAACTCTTCAAGAGCCAGGGCCGCGTGCTCACCCGCGACCAGCTGCTCAACACCGTCTGGGGCTACGAATTCGAGGGCTACGCCCGCACCGTGGACACCCATGTGCGCCGCCTGCGCCAGAAGCTCGGGCCGTACTCCGCGCTGGTCGAGACCGTGCGCGGCGTGGGCTACCGCTTCAAGGAATAG
- a CDS encoding SDR family NAD(P)-dependent oxidoreductase — MDLNLAGKQAFISGSTQGIGLAAAVALAREGAHVTVNGRGEDSVAAALEHVRAAAPGCAVEGFAGDLATAEAADRLLARLPAVDILVNNLGIYEAKPFEDIPDDDWRRFFEVNVLSAVRLSRAYLPGMKARDWGRIVFLSSESGIQIPVEMVHYGVTKTALLGLSRGIAESCSGTGVTSNAILPGPTRTAGVDGFVASLGGGKSFEDFQQEFFDRVRPSSLLKRFARPEEVASLIAYVCSPLSSATNGAALRVDGGVVRACF; from the coding sequence ATGGATCTGAATCTTGCCGGAAAACAGGCTTTCATTTCTGGTTCCACGCAGGGGATCGGCCTGGCCGCCGCCGTGGCCCTGGCCAGGGAGGGCGCGCATGTGACGGTGAACGGTCGCGGCGAGGATTCCGTGGCCGCGGCGCTGGAACACGTCAGGGCGGCCGCGCCCGGCTGCGCCGTGGAAGGCTTCGCGGGCGATCTGGCCACTGCCGAGGCGGCGGACAGGCTCCTTGCGCGGCTTCCCGCCGTGGACATCCTGGTGAACAACCTGGGCATCTACGAGGCCAAGCCCTTCGAGGACATCCCCGACGACGACTGGCGGCGTTTCTTCGAGGTGAACGTCCTGAGCGCCGTCAGGCTGTCCCGGGCCTACCTGCCGGGGATGAAGGCGCGCGACTGGGGCCGCATCGTCTTCCTGAGCAGCGAGAGCGGCATCCAGATACCTGTGGAGATGGTCCACTACGGGGTGACCAAGACCGCCCTGCTCGGACTGTCGCGCGGGATCGCGGAATCCTGCTCCGGAACCGGGGTGACCTCCAACGCCATCCTGCCCGGCCCCACCCGCACGGCCGGCGTGGACGGGTTCGTCGCCTCGCTTGGCGGCGGGAAAAGCTTCGAGGATTTTCAGCAGGAGTTCTTCGACCGGGTGCGCCCCTCGTCGCTCCTCAAGCGCTTCGCCCGCCCGGAGGAGGTGGCGAGCCTCATAGCCTACGTGTGCAGCCCGCTCTCGTCCGCCACCAACGGCGCGGCGCTCAGGGTGGACGGCGGCGTGGTGCGGGCCTGCTTCTAG
- a CDS encoding sensor histidine kinase, with amino-acid sequence MVDFGLRIFASHLVAGCLGMFVLSRVQTDTAGVTLAVGVTVAASALFSWLLTVRQARFLRQGAEVIKAVGDGDYGRRLWPGSGMAMEELAQSVNAMASGIEAQITLLAAEKQRIETVLGGMREGLMVLGEDGRVILTNKALEDNFPQASGAVGRLPIEALPCPELQTAVETVLNWQDATRPAVVSIQIEPGQDRYFDVSLVRPSQQQTGQGAGLGAVLVFHDLTEFRRLDKVRRDFVANVSHELRTPLTSIKGYAETLLGEKKFREGQERRFLDVIVKNANHMSKMVEELLSLARIENDRQPPVKTRIRAGESFRAALRECATLARDRDVTVESLLPGDGPEIMADASQLTQVFRNLLENAIKYGPEGSTVTVSHRPGQADVTFCVSDMGPGVPEAERLRVFERFYRVDRPRVKGEGGTGLGLAIAKHIVERHGGRIWVEQAQDRATGAAFCFSLPEAL; translated from the coding sequence ATGGTCGATTTCGGCCTGCGCATCTTCGCCTCGCACCTCGTGGCCGGCTGCCTGGGGATGTTCGTCTTAAGCCGCGTCCAGACGGACACGGCGGGCGTCACCCTGGCCGTGGGCGTCACCGTGGCCGCGTCCGCCCTGTTCAGCTGGCTTCTGACCGTGCGCCAGGCCCGGTTCCTCCGCCAGGGCGCCGAGGTCATCAAGGCCGTGGGCGACGGCGACTATGGGCGCAGGCTGTGGCCCGGGTCCGGCATGGCCATGGAGGAGCTGGCCCAGAGCGTCAACGCCATGGCCAGCGGCATCGAAGCCCAGATCACCCTGCTGGCCGCCGAGAAGCAGCGCATCGAGACGGTGCTGGGCGGCATGCGCGAGGGGCTCATGGTGCTGGGCGAGGACGGACGCGTGATACTCACCAACAAGGCCCTGGAGGACAACTTCCCCCAGGCGTCCGGGGCAGTGGGCAGGCTGCCCATCGAAGCCTTGCCCTGCCCGGAACTCCAGACCGCCGTCGAAACCGTGCTCAACTGGCAGGACGCCACCCGCCCGGCCGTGGTCTCCATCCAGATCGAACCCGGCCAGGACCGCTACTTCGACGTGAGCCTGGTGCGCCCGAGCCAGCAGCAAACCGGACAAGGGGCCGGACTCGGGGCCGTGCTGGTCTTCCACGACCTCACCGAATTCAGGCGCCTGGACAAGGTTCGCCGCGACTTCGTGGCCAACGTCTCCCACGAGCTGCGCACGCCGCTGACCTCCATCAAGGGCTACGCCGAGACGCTTCTGGGCGAAAAAAAATTCCGCGAGGGCCAGGAGCGTCGCTTCCTGGACGTGATCGTGAAGAACGCCAACCACATGTCCAAGATGGTGGAAGAGCTCTTAAGCCTGGCGCGCATCGAGAACGACCGCCAGCCGCCGGTGAAGACCCGCATCAGGGCCGGCGAGAGCTTCCGCGCGGCCCTTCGCGAATGCGCCACCCTGGCCCGCGACCGGGACGTGACCGTGGAAAGCCTCCTGCCCGGAGACGGCCCGGAAATCATGGCCGACGCCTCCCAGCTGACCCAGGTGTTCCGCAATCTTTTGGAGAACGCCATCAAGTACGGCCCCGAAGGCTCCACGGTCACCGTCTCGCACCGGCCAGGCCAGGCGGACGTCACCTTCTGCGTGTCGGACATGGGGCCCGGGGTTCCCGAGGCGGAACGCCTGCGCGTCTTCGAGCGCTTCTACCGGGTGGACAGGCCGCGCGTGAAGGGCGAGGGCGGCACGGGCCTGGGGCTGGCCATCGCCAAGCACATCGTCGAGCGCCACGGCGGCCGGATCTGGGTGGAGCAGGCCCAGGACCGGGCCACGGGGGCGGCATTCTGTTTCAGCCTGCCCGAGGCGCTGTAA